The Aedes aegypti strain LVP_AGWG chromosome 3, AaegL5.0 Primary Assembly, whole genome shotgun sequence genome contains a region encoding:
- the LOC5564588 gene encoding rab proteins geranylgeranyltransferase component A — protein sequence MDEDLPSEFDLIVVGTGLSESIVAAAASRIGKTVLHLDTNEFYGGYWSSFNLDSLRNYAEECRSVEGGTEGAIKKGTAVTKVSEEWYNFEELGDVDGWNREKILEQFRRFNVDLSPKLLYSRGAMVELLISSNICRYAEFRAVDRVATIWNGRIMTVPCSRSDVFTSRDVNVVEKRLLMKFLQSCANWETEGGEHEGQEVEGKTFLEYLKNQKLTPNLIHYLLYTIAMGNDHTSCRAGLEGVKKFLLSLGRYGNSPFLFPMYGCGEIPQCFCRLCAVFGGVYCLSKPIGEMNFAANEGGVGRRFQSLNCGKQTIEAKSLVVGQGYVTKNIFEEEKDEKRKQAHCGHMARAIFLTNVPLGGASQNTGGGGVSLMKLPPVEGHEDGATIIQLSHFSGTCPKDIYLIHVTAKSVSGEPKLDLEPYVSQIFSKEYVKPETPPDAEEAPENTVSTILYELYFNIPSCIACQHPTGSLPKGVHLACGPLYELDFDESISRARAIFKDIYPDEEFLPRAPDPEEIIIGDEDQADQGQEVVASAEESDKVESARECQENDSSPETCPTPVVPAGTVSDAQEAKEDTIDNAEECLEQK from the exons ATGGACGAAGATCTCCCGAGTGAATTCGACCTGATAGTGGTTGGAACGG GTCTGTCGGAATCGATAGTGGCTGCTGCCGCCAGTCGGATTGGCAAAACGGTGCTACATTTGGATACCAATGAGTTTTACGGTGGCTATTGGTCCTCGTTCAATTTGGACAGTTTGAGGAACTATGCGGAGGAATGTCGGTCGGTTGAAGGAGGAACTGAGGGAGCGATCAAGAAAGGAACGGCTGTGACGAAGGTCAGCGAAGAGTGGTACAACTTTGAAGAACTGGGCGATGTGGACGGATGGAATAGGGAGAAAATCTTGGAACAGTTCCGTCGATTCAATGTGGATCTGTCGCCGAAGTTGCTTTACTCTCGAGGAGCCATGGTGGAGTTGTTGATCTCGTCGAATATTTGTCGTTATGCGGAGTTCCGTGCAGTGGACCGAGTTGCGACGATCTGGAATGGGAGGATTATGACGGTTCCATGTTCGAGATCCGACGTTTTTACCAGCAGAGATGTGAATGTAGTGGAGAAGCGCCTTTTGATGAAGTTTCTGCAGAGTTGTGCCAACTGGGAGACGGAAGGGGGCGAACATGAAGGACAAGAGGTGGAAGGAAAGACCTTTCTGGAGTACTTGAAGAATCAAAAGCTAACGCCGAATTTGATCCATTATCTGCTGTACACGATTGCAATGGGGAATGATCACACCAGTTGCAGGGCAGGTTTAGAGGGAGTGAAGAAGTTTCTTCTGAGTTTGGGCCGCTATGGAAACAGTCCTTTCCTGTTTCCAATGTACGGATGCGGAGAGATTCCACAGTGCTTCTGCCGGCTTTGTGCAGTTTTCGGTGGTGTTTACTGTTTGAGTAAACCCATTGGGGAAATGAACTTCGCTGCGAATGAGGGCGGAGTTGGAAGACGCTTCCAATCGTTGAACTGCGGCAAACAGACTATAGAGGCCAAGTCGTTGGTCGTTGGACAGGGATATGTGACGAAGAACATATTCGAAGAAGAAAAGGACGAGAAGAGAAAGCAGGCGCATTGCGGGCACATGGCCCGGGCAATATTCCTGACGAATGTACCTTTGGGCGGGGCGTCCCAGAATACTGGAGGAGGTGGCGTTTCACTTATGAAACTACCGCCAGTCGAAGGGCACGAAGACGGAGCAACTATAATCCAGTTATCGCACTTCAGTGGCACATGCCCGAAAGACATAT ATCTTATCCACGTGACGGCCAAATCAGTTAGCGGTGAACCAAAACTTGACCTCGAACCATACGTGTCTCAGATCTTCTCCAAAGAGTACGTCAAACCAGAAACACCCCCTGACGCGGAAGAGGCCCCAGAGAACACTGTTTCGACCATCCTTTACGAGTTGTACTTCAACATTCCGAGCTGTATCGCGTGCCAACACCCCACGGGATCCCTCCCCAAAGGAGTTCATTTGGCGTGCGGCCCTTTGTACGAGCTGGACTTTGACGAGAGCATATCACGAGCGCGAGCGATTTTCAAGGACATTTATCCGGACGAGGAGTTTCTGCCACGAGCTCCCGATCCGGAGGAAATCATCATCGGCGACGAAGACCAAGCGGACCAGGGTCAGGAAGTCGTTGCCAGCGCGGAGGAAAGCGACAAGGTGGAAAGCGCTCGGGAGTGCCAGGAGAATGATTCCTCACCGGAAACGTGCCCAACTCCGGTCGTTCCTGCAGGGACTGTCTCAGACGCGCAGGAGGCCAAAGAAGATACAATCGACAATGCTGAGGAGTGCCTCGAGCAGAAATAA
- the LOC5564598 gene encoding titin homolog, with translation MDDDYDIYGDLEGFEVETRKETQIVKELNAEIEELKAKIAEKETEKEVITKQNGILLENISSLLLTAKAEIKRKDSLIADIRRQRDDNAFRRNPRSVRKHDKGTQTTLIRMLNQSAQTESVGTMTEKKVDRDRGRDRNRRRSRSTSRDGRRESENSRNRDRIAHNDLRDMIRKKHKLKEALMIENRRERRAMQLKIREKDRERDQRARHRENRSPDLSPVEFPCLRRKSMEEVAKADSVAETKLKETFIPMNKRELDRYVKEMARTDKRSPDANTLQAVSNSDLWDRQLAKKPQRTRSRENCVIKDKHSVSNDHATTTDEAASNSDLWVAPSEGKTSQKKKRTSKLALEDHIIQSDEIGTTGVGASLSPEKMEDVEQKMRALHGESTPSANHEPECMQTSTELIEGLNRSSGALDTSQPPALVIPPQEPPIIELVPELSFEDDLRLNDSRELRIVESEDTAPDQEDERNSSAETVIAKQPLENEEKDLEEGELLSSDESQPAQGDLKRSQPAVPDRVKTTTSRSKLQTTTQKTPKRRDSKAQILLDRLSNSFIRGQVQSSHHRSEDSKSSKHETKANSTSDRHIEYFETSTPNRTTRRKSQRLNSTHEVKEQSKSSQSKTIHPVSADPVDEKAHGKTRKESLKDLFGTDDENSLFGSPDKVSAKRRHSATRDKSDDRKKQKVDSAAHEERAFKDNVSTKRRSKSKTRDKVGVPAEGFPKKEKSNSELNVPIVVDSSSEEAPMPSVQLVQPIHKKAAKKTRTEKCQTSELEATVKTIPEVNDKAPRATSKRSSKEIIIDLSAEEELPKNTTIQKLVAESINAENSPVPGLTDKSKHFPTDQRVCGDQSSLQNPTPMDVSSSSVRLQPDESNALLEESFTDVHVIENIKSTLSNESSQEIQPDKKLVESHQPTKETPEIYEESSRAQLQTVEQEQDESQRSLITSRRAETGVTEVQELQEGLPFDYSNQRSDTQIIKERPALSPQLQAAPISSTERHQHDQQNVLSEGSQEIETFVAAKVAAEGPEDLSSKSSQIDRQEPKASKDQRIVDVPSYESERSSTVTECTDVPACPPNELEHASQTSLPETPQAVPSPEKVTPSDPSESQQRQTPQVIVYSNKYGEYRIEDNNESEITIYVTRKKRRSRKSLPASTEVSSSSIVVE, from the exons ATGGACGATGACTACGATATCTACGGTGATTTGGAAGGATTCGAGGTCGAAACACGGAAG GAAACCCAAATTGTGAAGGAGCTTAATGCGGAAATCGAAGAGCTGAAAGCCAAAATTGCGGAGAAAGAGACGGAGAAGGAAGTGATTACCAAACAGAATGGGATTTTGCTGGAGAACATTTCGTCACTGCTGCTTACAGCAAAGGCGGAAATCAAGCGCAAGGATTCTCTGATTGCAGACATCAGACGGCAGAGGGATGATAATGCGTTCCGGCGAAATCCGCGATCCGTTCGGAAGCACGATAAAGGGACCCAGACGACGTTAATCCGTATGTTGAATCAATCAGCACAGACGGAAAGCGTTGGAACTATGACGGAGAAAAAGGTGGATCGAGACCGCGGTCGCGATCGAAATAGAAGGCGATCGCGAAGTACATCCAGAGACGGTCGCAGAGAAAGTGAAAATTCACGAAACAGAGACAGAATAGCCCACAATGATCTACGCGATATGATTAGGAAAAAGCACAAGCTTAAGGAGGCATTAATGATCGAAAACCGTCGCGAAAGAAGAGCTATGCAGCTTAAGATTCGAGAAAAGGATCGCGAAAGAGACCAAAGAGCAAGGCATCGTGAGAATCGGTCTCCGGATCTGTCCCCAGTGGAATTCCCTTGCTTAAGGCGAAAGTCGATGGAAGAAGTGGCTAAGGCAGATTCGGTAGCGGAGACAAAACTGAAGGAGACGTTCATTCCGATGAACAAGAGAGAGTTGGATCGGTATGTAAAGGAAATGGCTCGCACCGATAAGCGATCTCCGGATGCGAATACGCTTCAAGCAGTTAGTAATTCTGATTTATGGGATAGACAGCTGGCGAAGAAACCTCAAAGAACgcgaagtcgagaaaattgcGTTATTAAGGATAAGCATAGTGTATCGAATGACCATGCCACAACGACTGATGAAGCAGCTAGTAATTCTGATCTGTGGGTTGCTCCCTCGGAGGGGAAAACCTCGCAGAAGAAAAAACGAACGAGTAAGCTGGCCCTGGAGGATCATATCATACAATCGGACGAGATCGGAACAACCGGGGTGGGAGCAAGTTTGTCCCCCGAAAAAATGGAAGATGTAGAACAAAAGATGCGTGCTTTGCACGGGGAGTCAACACCATCGGCCAATCACGAGCCGGAATGTATGCAAACGTCTACCGAGCTGATAGAAGGGTTGAACAGGAGCTCCGGTGCGTTGGATACTTCTCAGCCACCAGCTCTGGTGATTCCTCCGCAGGAACCGCCAATAATCGAGCTTGTTCCGGAACTGTCTTTCGAGGACGATCTACGTTTGAATGATAGTCGCGAGTTGCGTATCGTTGAATCCGAAGATACGGCACCGGATCAAGAGGACGAACGCAATTCTTCCGCGGAGACTGTGATTGCCAAGCAACCATTAGAGAACGAGGAGAAAGATCTGGAGGAAGGCGAGCTTCTTTCATCGGATGAGTCCCAGCCGGCGCAGGGCGATTTGAAAAG ATCTCAACCTGCCGTTCCCGATAGAGTTAAAACGACGACCAGCAGATCAAAACTACAAACTACAACTCAAAAGACACCAAAGCGTCGCGATAGTAAAGCACAAATTTTGCTCGATAGGCTATCCAATTCCTTTATCCGAGGCCAAGTGCAAAGCAGCCATCATCGATCAGAGGACAGCAAAAGCTCAAAGCACGAAACGAAAGCCAATTCCACATCTGATCGCCatatagaatattttgaaacgtcCACTCCAAATCGGACAACACGACGCAAATCGCAGAGGCTCAACAGTACTCACGAGGTGAAGGAACAATCAAAGTCAAGCCAATCGAAGACGATTCATCCGGTGAGTGCAGATCCTGTTGACGAGAAGGCGCATGGCAAGACGAGAAAGGAGTCCCTGAAGGATCTTTTTGGCACGGACGATGAAAACTCGTTGTTTGGGTCGCCGGATAAGGTTTCGGCGAAGCGTCGTCATTCTGCAACGAGGGACAAATCTGATGATCGTAAGAAACAGAAAGTGGATTCGGCCGCTCACGAGGAAAGGGCTTTCAAGGATAATGTTAGTACTAAACGACGATCCAAGTCGAAAACGCGTGACAAAGTCGGTGTGCCTGCGGAAGGTTTTCCCAAGAAAGAAAAGAGCAATTCTGAATTGAATGTACCGATTGTAGTGGATTCTTCCTCGGAAGAAGCTCCCATGCCTTCCGTACAGCTTGTTCAACCTATTCACAAGAAAGCAGCAAAGAAAACGCGTACAGAAAAATGTCAAACTTCTGAACTGGAAGCAACCGTAAAAACGATACCTGAAGTGAATGATAAAGCCCCAAGAGCTACATCAAAGAGATCTTCGAAAGAAATAATAATAGATCTGTCTGCAGAAGAAGAACTCCCGAAGAATACTACAATTCAGAAACTCGTTGCTGAAAGTATTAATGCAGAAAACTCGCCGGTGCCAGGTTTGACCGATAAATCGAAACATTTCCCTACGGATCAACGTGTTTGTGGAGATCAGTCTTCCTTGCAGAACCCAACACCGATGGATGTTTCTTCGTCCAGTGTTCGACTGCAACCTGACGAATCAAATGCGCTACTTGAAGAATCGTTTACAGACGTTCACGtcatagaaaatataaaatcaacTCTGTCCAACGAATCATCCCAGGAAATTCAGCCAGACAAAAAGCTTGTTGAAAGCCACCAACCCACAAAAGAAACACCAGAAATTTATGAAGAATCGTCTAGAGCACAATTGCAAACAGTCGAACAAGAACAAGATGAATCCCAACGTTCATTGATTACCTCGAGGAGAGCTGAGACTGGTGTAACAGAAGTCCAAGAGTTACAAGAAGGGTTGCCATTTGATTATTCGAACCAACGATCTGACACGCAGATCATCAAAGAACGACCTGCTCTGAGTCCTCAGCTGCAGGCAGCTCCAATATCGTCCACGGAACGGCATCAACATGACCAACAAAATGTTCTATCTGAGGGCTCACAAGAGATTGAAACTTTTGTCGCGGCAAAGGTTGCAGCAGAAGGTCCAGAAGATTTGTCAAGCAAATCTTCCCAAATCGATCGCCAAGAGCCGAAAGCTTCCAAAGATCAACGAATCGTGGACGTGCCTTCGTACGAATCAGAACGTAGCAGCACAGTCACTGAATGTACGGATGTTCCCGCTTGTCCACCAAATGAATTGGAGCACGCGTCTCAAACAAGTTTACCAGAAACCCCTCAGGCTGTTCCATCTCCAGAAAAGGTCACGCCAAGTGATCCATCCGAGTCTCAACAGCGCCAAACCCCGCAAGTTATCGTCTATTCCAACAAATATGGCGAATATCGAATCGAGGACAATAACGAATCTGAAATTACCATCTACGTGACCCGCAAGAAGAGGCGAAGCCGAAAATCGTTACCAGCAAGTACGGAGGTTAGCAGTT
- the LOC5564593 gene encoding valine--tRNA ligase, translated as MSDPVENGTAAAESGTAPVKTEKQLKKEAEKAAKLAKLQEKMNKKQQQAEQAAVKPKAEKKAKETVKEAIVYKGNTQEGDKKDLSGPFPEAYSPQYVEAAWYSWWEKEGFFKPEYARKENNPNGQFVMVIPPPNVTGSLHLGHALTNAIEDCITRWNRMKGRTTLWVPGCDHAGIATQVVVEKKLWREQKQTRHDLGREKFIEKIWQWRNEKGDRIYHQLKRLGSSYDWSRACFTMDPKLCKAVTEAFVRLHERGMIYRSNRLGNWSCALRSAISDIEVDKVEIPGRTLLAIPGYTEKVEFGVLVSFAYKVEGSDEEIVVATTRVETMLGDTAVAVHPKDERYKHLHGKFVVHPFCDRKLPIVCDDFVEMGFGTGAVKITPAHDPNDYEVGKRHNLPFITIFTDDGFITGEYGEFTGMKRFDARKAILVALQAKGLYKETVDNPMVVPICSRSKDVVEPLIKPQWYVKCDEMAKNATEAVRSGELKITPEVHKKIWYHWMDEIRDWCVSRQLWWGHRIPAYQASFKDPSQKPAGLDAESLWFVGRTEEEALEKAAKELNVSKEALALKQDEDVLDTWFSSGLFPFSVFGWPDNTDDLKLYYPTSLLETGHDILFFWVARMVFFGQTLLGKLPFKEVFLHPMVRDAHGRKMSKSLGNVIDPMDVITGISLDGLHLQLLDSNLDPKEIEKAKAGQKQDYPNGIPECGTDAMRFALCAYNTQGRDINLDIMRVQGYRFFCNKLWNATKFALMYFTGEERYDVLQELTGAESNIDRWILSRLANCIDVSNKGFEKYEFAQTTSACYEFWLYDLCDVYLECLKPVFQSGSEEAKASARKTLYTCLNLGLKLLSPFMPFITEELYQRLPRADVEQVASICVAPYPEVESSNWHNEQLEKDFEFVQRVAKVIRSARSDYNLPNKTKTEAFVLCSDDATKDTLERFAGDLTTMSYSQISLISDAPPAGCAILTVSGACVVHLLLKGLIEVDKEVEKLNKKKDNLSSTVGKLEQAMGAADYETKVPEEVRNNNREKLDQSKIEIERIIAAIETLKMM; from the exons ATGTCCGATCCGGTGGAAAATGGTACCGCTGCGGCCGAGTCCGGAACAGCTCCGGTCAAGACGGAAAAGCAGCTCAAAAAGGAAGCGGAAAAGGCTGCCAAGTTGGCCAAGCTACAGgagaaaatgaacaaaaaacagCAGCAGGCGGAACAGGCCGCCGTCAAGCCCAAAGCTGAG AAAAAAGCCAAGGAGACTGTGAAGGAGGCAATTGTATACAAAGGCAATACTCAGGAGGGCGACAAGAAAGACCTGTCCGGTCCGTTCCCGGAAGCCTACAGTCCGCAGTACGTGGAAGCTGCCTGGTACAGCTGGTGGGAGAAGGAAGGATTCTTCAAGCCTGAATATGCG CGCAAGGAGAACAATCCCAACGGGCAGTTTGTGATGGTGATTCCGCCGCCGAATGTGACCGGTTCGTTGCATTTGGGTCACGCACTGACGAACGCCATCGAGGACTGCATCACGCGTTGGAACCGGATGAAGGGCCGCACCACGTTGTGGGTTCCGGGATGTGATCATGCTGGAATTGCCACCCAGGTCGTGGTGGAGAAGAAATTGTGGCGCGAGCAGAAGCAAACCCGACACGATTTGGGCCGGGAGAAGTTCATCGAAAAGATTTGGCAGTGGCGCAATGAGAAGGGTGATCGTATCTATCATCAGCTGAAGAGGCTGGGATCGTCGTACGACTGGTCCAGAGCTTGTTTTACGATGGATCCCAAGCTGTGCAAGGCCGTGACGGAAGCTTTTGTTCGATTGCATGAGCGCGGAATGATCTACAGGAGCAACCGTTTGGGTAATTGGTCATGTGCGTTGCGATCGGCCATTTCCGACATTGAAGTAGATAAGGTGGAAATTCCTGGCAGGACCCTGCTGGCCATTCCAGGCTATACCGAAAAGGTTGAGTTTGGTGTGTTGGTGTCGTTTGCCTACAAAGTGGAAGGTAGCGACGAAGAGATCGTTGTGGCGACCACTCGTGTAGAGACAATGCTTGGAGATACGGCCGTTGCCGTGCATCCAAAGGACGAACGCTACAAGCATCTACACGGAAAGTTTGTAGTTCATCCGTTCTGCGATCGTAAACTACCGATTGTTTGCGATGATTTCGTTGAAATGGGCTTCGGAACGGGCGCCGTCAAGATTACTCCAGCTCACGATCCGAACGATTATGAAGTTGGAAAACGTCACAATTTGCCGTTCATTACCATTTTCACGGATGATGGTTTCATCACCGGGGAGTACGGAGAATTCACCGGAATGAAACGCTTCGATGCTAGGAAGGCTATTCTGGTTGCTCTCCAGGCTAAGGGACTCTACAAGGAAACCGTTGATAATCCGATGGTTGTGCCGATCTGTTCCCGCTCGAAGGATGTTGTGGAACCGCTGATTAAGCCCCAGTGGTACGTCAAGTGTGACGAGATGGCCAAGAACGCTACGGAAGCTGTTCGCTCTGGAGAGCTGAAGATCACTCCGGAAGTGCACAAGAAGATTTGGTACCACTGGATGGATGAGATCCGCGATTGGTGTGTTTCTCGCCAACTTTGGTGGGGTCATAGAATCCCCGCCTATCAGGCTTCCTTCAAGGACCCCAGTCAGAAGCCGGCTGGCCTTGACGCGGAATCATTATGGTTCGTTGGTCGCACCGAGGAAGAAGCCTTGGAGAAGGCCGCTAAGGAGTTGAacgtttctaaagaggctcttgCTCTGAAGCAAGACGAAGACGTCCTGGATACTTGGTTCAGCTCTGGTCTTTTCCCATTCTCTGTTTTCGGCTGGCCCGACAATACCGACGATCTGAAACTCTACTACCCAACCTCCCTACTCGAGACGGGACACGATATTTTGTTCTTCTGGGTGGCTCGCATGGTGTTCTTTGGCCAGACTTTGCTCGGCAAGCTTCCCTTCAAAGAAGTGTTCCTCCATCCGATGGTCCGCGATGCGCACGGCCGCAAAATGTCCAAATCGTTGGGTAATGTCATTGACCCGATGGATGTGATTACGGGAATTTCCCTGGACGGACTTCACCTGCAGCTGCTGGATTCGAACCTGGACCCAAAGGAAATCGAGAAGGCGAAGGCCGGTCAGAAGCAGGACTATCCTAACGGTATTCCGGAATGTGGAACCGATGCTATGCGGTTCGCTCTGTGCGCCTACAACACCCAGGGCCGGGACATTAATTTGGACATCATGCGCGTGCAGGGATATCGATTCTTCTGCAATAAGTTGTGGAACGCCACTAAGTTCGCGCTGATGTACTTCACCGGGGAAGAGCGCTATGATGTGCTGCAAGAATTG ACTGGTGCCGAGAGCAACATTGACCGCTGGATACTGTCCCGTCTGGCCAACTGCATCGACGTTTCCAACAAGGGCTTCGAGAAGTACGAATTTGCGCAAACCACTAGCGCGTGCTACGAGTTCTGGCTGTACGATCTGTGTGACGTCTATCTGGAATGTTTGAAACCCGTTTTCCAGTCCGGTTCGGAAGAAGCCAAGGCCTCTGCTCGGAAGACACTCTATACCTGTTTGAATCTTGGCCTGAAACTGCTGTCGCCGTTTATGCCGTTCATTACCGAGGAACTGTACCAGCGGCTGCCACGTGCTGATGTCGAGCAGGTGGCCAGTATTTGCGTGGCTCCCTATCCGGAAGTGGAAAGCTCTAACTGGCATAATGAACAACTTGAGAAGGACTTTGAATTTGTGCAACGCGTTGCAAAAGTTATCCGATCGGCCCGCAGCGATTACAACTTGCCGAACAAGACAAAAACCGAGGCGTTTGTTCTGTGCAGCGATGATGCCACGAAGGACACCCTGGAACGCTTTGCTGGGGATTTGACTACCATGTCCTACTCGCAGATTAGCCTCATCAGCGATGCTCCTCCAGCGGGATGCGCTATTTTGACTGTGTCCGGTGCTTGTGTTGTTCATCTGCTACTTAAGGGACTTATCGAGGTGGACAAGGAAGTGGAGAAACTTAACAAGAAGAAAGACAACTTGAGCTCAACCGTTGGCAAGCTGGAACAGGCGATGGGAGCGGCCGATTATGAAACGAAGGTCCCCGAGGAAGTTCGGAACAACAACCGGGAAAAGTTGGATCAGTCGAAAATCGAAATTGAACGTATCATTGCAGCAATAGAAACCCTGAAGATGATGTAA